The following proteins are co-located in the Candidatus Binataceae bacterium genome:
- a CDS encoding c-type cytochrome — translation MAGRAGLDPTEESKSLSALFVLIVALLLVVSVWSIWDDNISRRPWKQYQVEFDHIAYNKYMKDAADEQARLNADPEYIKLNKELAEAQKQVDSGETAAKLADLNSQLKSLNVTADEKDQAVRFTKSNMTEYMYDYNRAIQEKQDATEYKARLDQLTAELAQENLISDKAKANVQAVKDQIDAINAKVDSTTDQLKKLNTKRDDFIDKANAWVIPVKFGGVTVFSYPKIPKIQQTAIEDYDRNAFDEAISRVDRCQSCHMGADKRGFENAPHPFQTHSNFAEIILKHPPEKVGCTPCHDGQGPAVSSVRLAHGDDPDWDTPLLRGDKMQSRCIKCHVDVGSLRNKDGKQIAVNWVEGERMFEQMGCHGCHLVAGYEDMPKIGPYLKLASAKLDPSWTVRWITNPHEFRPHTRMPNFMFSRDQATEIAAYLFNSSEKNGVGWLKAHPEPATLEVDIKNPAFIEEGQGLFESVGCKGCHAIDPDKFGSPVGDPDNFKPDISRTTKDFAPNLSKIAEKTGPQWIYTWLKNPRDFSPHTAMPSLRLSDHEAEALTAFLMTHGEKKEDAGVDVALKDPANVQKGEALVRKYGCFGCHEIEGMDHESRIGVELTTFGSKHLDELFFGNVTDIPETWDGWTFHKLYNPRIYQTKDVEQVMPNFDFDDADINNIVVFLASLTQGSVPEKYRKGNESEQQEIVAGRKMVNFYNCVGCHIVEQRGGFVRRFYKEDEINFAPPILNGEGFKVQPNWLFTFLQGPTPIRPWLKIRMPTFHFTNGEDDTIVNYFTSMSDVNVPYMFLNTNLIPPPELQAGQKLMSKDYFNCFSCHQQGDKKPEGPESGWAPDLAMAHQRLNPDWILKWIANPPALQPGTKMPSFYPGGPDDIYGGNQDQQIRAIRDYIFWFGEHPGQQLPGQVAAAPPQKVSSK, via the coding sequence ATGGCTGGCAGAGCGGGGCTTGATCCCACCGAAGAAAGCAAATCTCTCAGTGCGCTGTTCGTCCTGATTGTCGCGCTGCTGCTGGTCGTTTCAGTGTGGTCGATCTGGGACGACAACATCTCGCGGCGGCCGTGGAAGCAATACCAGGTCGAGTTCGATCACATCGCCTACAACAAGTACATGAAGGATGCGGCCGACGAGCAGGCGCGCCTCAACGCCGATCCCGAATACATCAAGCTCAACAAGGAGCTGGCCGAGGCGCAAAAGCAGGTCGATTCGGGCGAGACCGCGGCCAAGCTCGCCGATCTCAACTCGCAGTTGAAAAGCCTCAACGTCACTGCCGATGAAAAAGACCAGGCGGTGCGTTTCACCAAGTCGAACATGACCGAGTACATGTACGACTACAATCGCGCGATCCAGGAAAAGCAGGACGCGACCGAGTACAAGGCCAGGCTCGATCAACTCACCGCCGAGCTTGCGCAGGAGAACCTCATCTCTGACAAGGCGAAAGCCAACGTCCAGGCGGTCAAGGATCAGATCGACGCGATCAACGCGAAAGTCGACAGCACCACCGATCAGCTTAAGAAGCTCAATACCAAGCGCGACGATTTTATCGACAAGGCCAACGCCTGGGTGATCCCGGTCAAGTTCGGCGGCGTCACCGTTTTCAGCTATCCGAAGATTCCGAAAATCCAGCAGACCGCGATCGAGGATTACGATCGCAACGCGTTCGACGAAGCGATCTCGCGGGTCGATCGATGCCAGAGCTGTCACATGGGGGCGGACAAGCGCGGCTTCGAGAACGCGCCGCATCCGTTCCAGACCCACTCTAATTTCGCCGAGATCATCCTCAAGCATCCGCCGGAGAAGGTCGGATGCACTCCCTGTCACGACGGCCAGGGCCCGGCGGTCAGCTCCGTCCGCCTCGCCCACGGCGACGATCCCGATTGGGATACGCCGCTGCTCCGCGGCGACAAGATGCAATCGCGGTGCATCAAGTGCCACGTCGACGTCGGCTCGCTGCGCAACAAGGACGGCAAGCAGATCGCCGTCAACTGGGTTGAAGGGGAGAGGATGTTCGAGCAGATGGGCTGTCATGGATGCCATCTGGTCGCGGGCTACGAGGACATGCCGAAGATCGGGCCGTACCTGAAGCTCGCGTCGGCCAAGCTCGATCCGTCGTGGACGGTGCGCTGGATCACGAATCCGCATGAGTTCCGGCCGCATACGCGCATGCCGAACTTCATGTTCTCGCGCGACCAGGCGACTGAGATCGCGGCGTACCTCTTCAACAGTTCGGAGAAGAATGGAGTCGGTTGGTTGAAGGCGCATCCCGAGCCCGCGACGCTCGAAGTCGACATCAAGAATCCCGCTTTCATCGAAGAAGGCCAGGGACTTTTCGAATCCGTCGGATGCAAAGGCTGTCATGCGATCGATCCCGACAAGTTCGGCAGCCCGGTCGGCGACCCTGACAACTTCAAGCCTGACATTTCGCGCACGACCAAGGACTTCGCGCCCAACCTGAGCAAGATCGCCGAGAAGACCGGGCCGCAGTGGATCTACACCTGGCTCAAGAATCCGCGCGACTTCTCACCACATACGGCGATGCCGTCGCTGAGGCTCTCCGACCACGAGGCCGAGGCGCTCACCGCGTTCCTGATGACGCACGGCGAGAAGAAGGAAGACGCGGGCGTCGATGTCGCCCTCAAGGATCCCGCGAACGTCCAAAAGGGCGAAGCGCTGGTGCGCAAGTACGGATGCTTCGGCTGTCACGAGATCGAAGGGATGGACCACGAGTCGCGCATCGGCGTCGAGCTCACCACTTTCGGCTCCAAGCATCTCGACGAGCTGTTTTTCGGCAACGTGACCGATATTCCCGAGACCTGGGACGGATGGACTTTCCATAAGCTCTATAACCCGCGCATCTACCAGACCAAGGACGTCGAGCAGGTGATGCCGAACTTCGACTTCGACGACGCCGATATCAACAATATCGTCGTGTTCCTGGCGTCGTTGACTCAAGGCTCGGTGCCCGAGAAATACCGCAAGGGCAACGAGTCCGAGCAGCAGGAAATCGTCGCCGGGCGCAAGATGGTCAATTTCTATAACTGCGTCGGATGCCATATCGTCGAGCAGCGCGGCGGTTTCGTGCGGCGTTTCTACAAGGAAGACGAAATCAACTTCGCCCCGCCAATACTCAACGGCGAAGGCTTCAAGGTTCAGCCCAACTGGCTGTTCACCTTCCTCCAGGGACCGACGCCGATCCGGCCGTGGCTGAAGATCCGGATGCCGACTTTCCATTTCACCAACGGCGAAGACGACACGATCGTGAACTACTTCACGAGCATGTCGGACGTGAATGTGCCGTACATGTTCCTCAATACCAACTTGATTCCGCCGCCGGAGCTGCAGGCCGGTCAGAAGTTGATGTCGAAGGACTATTTCAACTGCTTCAGTTGCCATCAGCAGGGCGACAAGAAGCCCGAAGGTCCGGAATCAGGATGGGCGCCCGATTTGGCGATGGCGCATCAGCGGCTCAATCCCGACTGGATACTCAAGTGGATAGCCAATCCACCCGCTCTGCAGCCGGGAACCAAGATGCCGTCGTTCTATCCGGGCGGCCCCGACGATATTTACGGCGGCAACCAGGACCAGCAGATTCGCGCGATTCGCGACTATATATTCTGGTTTGGCGAGCATCCCGGCCAGCAACTGCCCGGACAGGTTGCCGCGGCGCCGCCGCAGAAAGTGAGTAGCAAGTAG
- a CDS encoding carboxypeptidase regulatory-like domain-containing protein, whose protein sequence is MRKIATVVTALAVAALSAAPAFADGGTISGTVKLDGTPPAKKSVEITKDKDVCALHPHYVEDLIVDPSGGIANAVVVLKDAKGALKPADVTFDQKGCDYVPHVLAFPAGSTVKIVNDDGILHNIHTYSEKNPSFNMAQPKFKKVISQKVDQPEVIKVTCDAHGWMKGWWYVTDTPYYAVTDDKGNFTIKDVPPGDYTIEVWQEKLGTQDQKVDVKAGATATSNFTLKPKG, encoded by the coding sequence ATGAGAAAGATTGCAACAGTTGTCACTGCGCTCGCAGTGGCTGCGCTGAGCGCGGCACCGGCTTTTGCCGACGGCGGTACCATCAGTGGCACGGTAAAGCTGGACGGCACGCCACCGGCCAAGAAATCGGTCGAAATCACCAAGGACAAGGACGTCTGCGCACTGCATCCTCACTACGTCGAGGATCTGATCGTCGATCCGAGCGGTGGTATCGCCAACGCCGTCGTCGTGCTTAAGGACGCCAAGGGTGCGCTCAAGCCCGCGGATGTGACCTTCGATCAGAAGGGATGCGACTACGTGCCGCACGTGCTGGCGTTCCCGGCCGGCAGCACCGTCAAGATCGTCAATGACGATGGTATCCTGCACAACATCCATACCTATTCGGAGAAAAATCCTTCCTTCAACATGGCGCAGCCCAAGTTCAAGAAGGTGATCTCGCAGAAGGTCGATCAGCCCGAGGTGATCAAAGTCACCTGCGACGCACACGGCTGGATGAAGGGCTGGTGGTACGTGACCGATACGCCGTACTACGCCGTCACCGACGACAAGGGCAACTTCACGATCAAAGATGTGCCGCCGGGCGACTACACGATCGAAGTCTGGCAAGAAAAGCTTGGCACGCAGGATCAGAAGGTCGATGTGAAAGCCGGGGCCACGGCGACGTCGAACTTCACGCTCAAGCCCAAGGGCTAA
- a CDS encoding response regulator: protein MGQTRAPIRVVIATASSTVREMLRMHLECLGCSVIAEAVNAAQALNLFRSAMPELVMVDTAVPAQNGVDSLALLRAVRDQAPSTTLIVIVSDPADPIAARMTQNESHDFAIDPGDRKCFELMWRGLAAIYPELRRPSAGVTP, encoded by the coding sequence ATGGGTCAGACCCGAGCGCCGATTCGTGTGGTGATCGCCACCGCGTCTTCCACTGTTCGCGAGATGCTGCGGATGCATCTGGAATGCCTCGGATGCAGCGTCATCGCCGAGGCGGTCAACGCTGCTCAGGCGCTCAACCTGTTTCGCTCCGCGATGCCCGAACTCGTGATGGTCGATACGGCGGTGCCCGCGCAGAACGGGGTCGATTCACTCGCATTGCTGCGGGCGGTTCGCGACCAGGCGCCGAGCACGACGCTGATTGTTATCGTGAGCGACCCCGCGGATCCGATCGCGGCGCGGATGACGCAAAACGAGAGCCACGATTTCGCAATCGATCCGGGCGACAGAAAATGTTTCGAACTGATGTGGCGCGGCCTCGCCGCGATTTACCCCGAGCTGCGCCGGCCCTCTGCCGGCGTTACGCCCTGA
- a CDS encoding FAD-dependent oxidoreductase, with product MTILGGGPAGLGVGFYAARAGIPFALYEKSGALGGMCRTLTSGAHRYDSGAHRFHDRDAEITHDIKELLGDELVSISAPSAIWDRGRFVDFPPTPMNALMSSGLREAGKIGFELIRTRFDSRPMVSFQDFAIGTFGETLARRILLNYSEKLWGMPADQLAPEVATRRLQGMNLRSLFVELLFPGRKTEHIDGTFLYPKSGYGAIVERIAGTLPQDSIFTKSDVTRFDCDAGSISRIHFADGSLCEPRGRIVSTLPLTLIVRLLGERIAPEAHQAASELRFRHMRLFFLRLARPSVSGNASIYIPDREFCVSRLYEPRNRSAAMAPAGETSLVIEVPCFTDDAIATVDELSLANRVIDELTSVGLIKRDEVVEWKHHFLANAYPVYTLDYGARVETIKDALAAVRNLDTVGRAGMFIYSHLHDQLRFGKDYVEELLRAQADTSLTA from the coding sequence TTGACGATCCTGGGCGGCGGGCCAGCCGGCCTCGGCGTCGGCTTCTACGCGGCTCGCGCCGGGATCCCGTTTGCGCTCTACGAGAAGTCAGGCGCGCTTGGCGGGATGTGCCGGACGCTCACGAGCGGAGCGCATCGCTATGACTCCGGGGCGCATCGCTTTCACGATCGCGACGCGGAAATCACCCACGACATCAAGGAGCTGCTCGGCGACGAGCTCGTCAGCATCAGCGCGCCAAGCGCGATTTGGGACCGCGGGCGCTTCGTCGATTTCCCGCCGACGCCTATGAACGCGCTGATGTCGTCGGGGCTACGCGAGGCCGGCAAGATCGGCTTCGAACTGATTCGCACGCGTTTCGATTCGCGGCCGATGGTAAGCTTCCAGGATTTCGCCATCGGCACCTTCGGCGAAACGCTCGCGCGCCGCATACTACTCAATTACTCGGAGAAGTTGTGGGGGATGCCGGCCGACCAACTCGCGCCCGAAGTCGCGACGCGGCGGCTGCAGGGCATGAACCTGCGATCGCTGTTCGTCGAGCTGCTGTTTCCAGGGCGCAAAACCGAGCATATCGACGGGACGTTCCTCTATCCGAAAAGCGGTTATGGCGCGATCGTCGAGCGGATCGCGGGCACACTGCCGCAAGACTCGATCTTCACCAAATCAGACGTAACAAGGTTCGATTGCGACGCCGGATCGATCTCACGGATTCACTTTGCCGATGGCTCGCTATGCGAGCCGCGCGGGCGAATCGTATCGACGTTGCCGCTGACGCTGATCGTGCGGCTGCTCGGCGAGCGGATCGCGCCCGAGGCGCATCAGGCGGCATCGGAGCTGCGTTTTAGGCATATGCGGCTTTTCTTCCTGCGGCTTGCGCGGCCGAGCGTATCCGGCAACGCCTCGATTTATATTCCCGATCGCGAGTTCTGCGTGTCGCGCCTCTACGAGCCGCGCAATCGATCGGCGGCGATGGCGCCGGCGGGCGAGACCTCACTTGTGATCGAGGTCCCGTGCTTCACGGACGATGCGATCGCGACGGTCGACGAACTATCGCTCGCGAATCGCGTGATCGATGAGCTGACGAGCGTCGGGCTCATCAAGCGCGATGAGGTCGTGGAATGGAAGCATCACTTCCTCGCCAACGCTTACCCGGTTTATACGCTCGACTATGGCGCGCGCGTGGAGACGATCAAGGATGCGCTGGCGGCGGTGAGAAATCTCGATACGGTCGGCCGCGCCGGGATGTTTATCTACAGCCATCTGCACGACCAGCTTCGTTTCGGCAAGGATTACGTCGAAGAGCTGCTGCGGGCGCAGGCGGACACTTCGCTGACGGCGTAA
- a CDS encoding DNA repair exonuclease: MPHRPLRIVHTSDVHLETDTYGSGDRGNELRERVRNAFRKVVDVANERSADMLLIVGDLFDSARVSEEALGFALSNIARAQMPVVMIPGNHDAHDERSIYAPLDRKMLPENLHLILEPEGRSIHFPELATHVWGRALVEHSPEYRPMRGVPEPMPDTWNIALAHGFFMEEGEIERSSPITPGDIEGSRFDYVALGHVHVLGDVSQGTTRAFYCGTPAPLYATENAGWVLWIECNPGEPIRIEKLAVSEPLR, from the coding sequence TTGCCACATCGCCCGCTGAGAATCGTTCATACCTCCGACGTGCACCTCGAGACCGACACCTATGGCTCGGGAGATCGCGGCAACGAGCTGCGCGAGCGCGTGCGCAACGCCTTCCGCAAGGTCGTCGACGTCGCCAACGAGCGCTCGGCCGACATGCTGCTGATCGTCGGCGATCTGTTCGATTCGGCGCGCGTCAGCGAGGAGGCGCTGGGCTTCGCGCTCAGCAATATCGCGCGGGCGCAGATGCCGGTGGTGATGATTCCCGGCAATCATGACGCGCACGACGAGCGATCGATTTACGCGCCGCTCGATCGCAAGATGCTGCCCGAAAATCTCCACCTGATTCTCGAACCCGAGGGGCGCTCGATTCATTTTCCCGAACTCGCAACGCACGTATGGGGCCGCGCGCTCGTCGAGCACTCACCCGAGTATCGCCCGATGCGCGGAGTGCCGGAGCCGATGCCCGATACGTGGAACATCGCGCTGGCGCACGGCTTCTTCATGGAAGAAGGCGAGATCGAGCGCTCGTCGCCGATCACGCCCGGGGACATCGAGGGCAGCCGCTTCGATTACGTCGCGCTGGGCCACGTGCACGTGCTGGGAGACGTATCGCAGGGGACCACGCGCGCGTTCTATTGCGGCACGCCGGCGCCGCTCTACGCGACCGAAAACGCGGGATGGGTGCTGTGGATCGAGTGCAATCCTGGCGAGCCGATTCGAATCGAAAAGCTGGCGGTAAGCGAGCCGTTGCGTTAG
- the aroF gene encoding 3-deoxy-7-phosphoheptulonate synthase: MKAHATEDQIQAIVQVVEGLDYRAHIIRGVERTVVACVGDEREEKHQLQHLETLEGVERVMPVLRSFKLAAREVRPEGSIIRVGNAQIGGKRLAIMAGPCAVESKEQVEAAADGVKRAGAHMLRGGAFKPRTSPYSFQGMEGEGVELLEAAGRRVGLPVVTEIMDPHDIEMIVEHADMLQVGARNAQNFSLLRRLGRTNKPVLLKRGMSTKLEEFLMAAEYILAEGNPNVVLCERGIRTFETATRNTLDLNAVPLLKQWTHLPVIVDPSHGTGLWSLVTPMALASVAAGADGLLIEVHPHPETALSDGPQQLKPNVFADLMKALAPVATAVGRSL; encoded by the coding sequence ATGAAAGCCCACGCCACCGAGGATCAGATCCAGGCCATCGTGCAGGTGGTGGAGGGACTAGATTACCGCGCCCACATTATCCGCGGCGTCGAACGCACCGTCGTCGCATGCGTCGGCGACGAGCGCGAGGAGAAGCACCAGCTCCAGCATCTCGAGACCCTGGAAGGCGTCGAACGCGTGATGCCGGTGCTGCGATCGTTCAAGCTGGCTGCCCGCGAGGTTCGTCCCGAAGGATCGATTATTCGCGTCGGCAACGCCCAGATCGGCGGCAAGCGGCTCGCGATCATGGCGGGACCGTGCGCCGTCGAGAGCAAAGAGCAGGTCGAGGCCGCTGCCGATGGCGTCAAGCGCGCGGGCGCTCATATGCTGCGCGGCGGCGCATTCAAGCCGCGCACCTCGCCCTATTCGTTCCAGGGGATGGAAGGCGAGGGCGTCGAGTTGCTCGAGGCTGCAGGACGCCGCGTCGGGCTGCCGGTCGTGACTGAGATCATGGACCCGCACGACATCGAAATGATCGTCGAGCATGCCGACATGCTCCAGGTCGGCGCTCGCAACGCGCAGAACTTCTCGTTGCTGCGGCGGCTCGGCCGCACCAACAAGCCCGTCCTGCTGAAGCGCGGGATGTCGACCAAGCTCGAAGAATTCCTGATGGCCGCCGAGTACATCCTGGCCGAAGGCAATCCCAACGTCGTGCTATGCGAGCGCGGTATCCGCACTTTCGAGACCGCGACGCGCAATACGCTCGACCTCAACGCGGTGCCGCTGCTCAAGCAGTGGACGCATCTCCCGGTGATCGTCGATCCGAGCCATGGCACTGGCCTATGGTCGCTCGTAACGCCGATGGCGCTGGCGTCGGTTGCAGCGGGCGCCGACGGTCTCCTTATCGAGGTGCATCCGCATCCCGAGACGGCGCTGTCCGACGGTCCGCAGCAGCTCAAGCCGAACGTCTTTGCCGATCTGATGAAGGCGCTCGCCCCGGTTGCGACAGCCGTGGGCCGTTCGCTTTAG
- a CDS encoding LD-carboxypeptidase yields MKRRLNKPLHLSPGDTVGVVAPAAAVERTHLERGVGVLASMGFRVKVSERALARSGVLAGDDRERAGELQAYFADPEVKAIFAARGGYGCGRLLPMLDWDAIARTPKIFVGFSDETFLLNMLVDRAGMVAMHGPMVAMDLARGLSTRSFEHMKGLLTGEVGEFAMDAREIIRPGVAEGELIGGCLSVIVAMLGTPFAPSFDGRIIFIEDVGEKAYRIDRMLVQLRQAGAMERAAGIVFGAIRPVEGNELEARLMARFIADQTGELKCPVLGGVEAGHGSENFTLPFGVRVRLDSNARRMEFIEPALS; encoded by the coding sequence GTGAAGCGCCGACTCAACAAGCCGCTGCATCTGAGCCCTGGCGATACGGTCGGCGTCGTCGCGCCCGCGGCGGCCGTCGAGCGCACGCACCTGGAGCGCGGCGTCGGCGTGCTCGCCTCGATGGGCTTCCGTGTCAAAGTTTCGGAGCGAGCGCTCGCGCGATCGGGCGTGCTGGCCGGCGACGATCGCGAGCGCGCCGGCGAGCTCCAGGCGTATTTCGCCGATCCCGAAGTGAAAGCGATCTTCGCAGCGCGCGGCGGCTACGGATGCGGCCGGCTTTTGCCGATGCTCGATTGGGACGCGATCGCACGCACGCCAAAAATCTTCGTCGGCTTCTCCGATGAAACTTTCTTGCTCAACATGCTCGTCGATCGGGCGGGCATGGTCGCGATGCATGGTCCGATGGTCGCGATGGATCTTGCGCGCGGACTCAGCACGCGTTCCTTCGAGCACATGAAAGGGCTGCTCACCGGTGAGGTCGGCGAGTTCGCGATGGATGCGCGTGAGATCATCCGGCCCGGCGTGGCCGAGGGCGAGCTGATCGGCGGATGCCTGTCCGTAATCGTGGCGATGCTCGGCACCCCATTCGCGCCGAGCTTCGATGGGCGTATTATTTTTATCGAAGACGTAGGCGAAAAGGCTTACCGAATTGACCGGATGCTAGTACAACTAAGACAGGCAGGCGCGATGGAACGCGCCGCGGGAATCGTCTTCGGCGCGATTCGGCCGGTCGAGGGCAACGAGCTGGAAGCACGCCTGATGGCCCGTTTCATCGCCGACCAGACCGGGGAGCTCAAATGCCCGGTGCTGGGCGGCGTAGAAGCGGGACACGGCAGCGAAAATTTCACGCTGCCGTTCGGCGTG